In the genome of Segatella copri, one region contains:
- a CDS encoding type II toxin-antitoxin system RelE/ParE family toxin: MAEIVVHKLYEEKERQYIIDAYENFGKKTARKWKEELKKIQNFLKKYPEAKPPFLVAPKFSYLLRGANFMRNFKLVYYYDESLDVVHIVDIWDMRQNPKRLSVSKYK, encoded by the coding sequence ATGGCTGAGATAGTTGTTCACAAACTGTATGAAGAAAAGGAACGCCAGTATATTATCGATGCTTATGAGAATTTTGGTAAGAAAACTGCTCGAAAGTGGAAAGAAGAACTGAAGAAAATTCAGAACTTCCTGAAAAAATATCCTGAGGCAAAGCCTCCTTTTCTTGTTGCACCGAAGTTTAGCTATTTGCTTCGGGGGGCTAATTTTATGCGTAATTTCAAGTTGGTTTATTATTATGATGAATCCTTGGATGTGGTACATATTGTTGATATTTGGGATATGAGACAGAATCCAAAAAGGCTCTCAGTCTCAAAATATAAATGA
- a CDS encoding ATP-binding protein, protein MTDTEMNNRRLPVGIQSFEKIRKGGYLYVDKTDMIWRLANKGKKHNLLIRPRRFGKSILVNTLQAYFEGKKELFEGLKVMELEKDWTCYPVIRLDMSCGGATPEELNSYLDDAFYKYEQKYEVAVRPEASLAVRFQNIIETMFQKTGKQAVILIDEYDSPLQHSWKTPQHEACTAIYKSVFAILKKEDEHERFVFITGITKFTQISLFSVLNNLSNISFDAPYATICGISKQEAADNFMPEIEAMGEENGWTPEETLKQLTAYYDGYHFCSDNMVDIFNPFSLINALEDRKLRNYWASSGATSLLPKFVDDMEMKMEYFDHCFIEGDTLETSDVVNGGAELFLYQSGYLTIKGYDDGVYILGFPNFEVRKALYRVVVPALTMKSNSEVVSAQSFLRKMMQDGNTAEAKKALKALIADVPYSNKKMASMDMEERYRLIMSTIFRALGFRVEVERMLATGRIDMIVEVPTFIYVLELKLSNNGGISAAESQIKEKSYIEPFKADKRKIIALAVELDETGKGLIDWKEVDESL, encoded by the coding sequence ATGACAGATACAGAAATGAACAATAGAAGATTGCCGGTAGGCATCCAGTCTTTTGAAAAAATCAGAAAGGGTGGATATCTTTATGTTGACAAGACAGATATGATATGGAGACTTGCCAACAAAGGGAAAAAGCACAATCTCCTTATTCGCCCACGCCGCTTCGGTAAGTCGATTCTCGTGAATACACTCCAGGCTTACTTCGAGGGGAAAAAGGAACTCTTCGAAGGATTGAAGGTGATGGAGCTGGAGAAAGACTGGACCTGCTATCCCGTCATTCGACTCGACATGAGTTGCGGAGGAGCTACACCCGAAGAACTCAACTCCTATCTCGATGATGCTTTCTATAAATACGAACAGAAGTATGAAGTAGCGGTCCGCCCGGAGGCATCCCTTGCCGTCCGCTTCCAGAACATCATCGAAACGATGTTTCAGAAGACAGGAAAACAGGCGGTTATCCTCATCGATGAGTATGATTCTCCATTGCAGCATTCCTGGAAGACTCCTCAGCATGAAGCCTGCACAGCCATCTACAAATCCGTATTTGCCATCTTGAAAAAAGAGGACGAGCACGAACGTTTCGTCTTCATCACGGGCATCACCAAGTTCACACAAATCTCCCTCTTCTCCGTGCTCAACAATCTGAGCAACATCAGTTTTGATGCACCTTACGCCACCATCTGCGGCATTTCGAAGCAGGAAGCTGCCGACAACTTCATGCCTGAGATTGAGGCGATGGGAGAAGAAAACGGATGGACTCCGGAGGAGACCCTGAAGCAGCTCACGGCCTATTACGACGGATATCATTTCTGCAGCGATAACATGGTAGATATATTCAATCCGTTCAGCCTCATCAATGCCCTGGAGGATAGGAAATTGAGAAATTACTGGGCTTCATCTGGAGCCACTTCCCTATTGCCAAAGTTCGTGGATGACATGGAAATGAAGATGGAATATTTTGACCACTGCTTCATCGAGGGCGATACCCTGGAGACATCGGACGTGGTGAATGGCGGAGCCGAGCTCTTCCTCTACCAGTCGGGTTATCTCACCATCAAGGGTTACGACGATGGCGTTTACATCCTGGGCTTCCCTAACTTTGAAGTTCGCAAGGCATTATACCGCGTAGTGGTTCCTGCCTTGACCATGAAGTCGAATTCGGAAGTGGTTTCTGCGCAGAGCTTCCTCAGAAAAATGATGCAGGACGGCAACACCGCTGAAGCCAAGAAGGCATTGAAGGCTCTAATCGCCGATGTTCCATACAGCAACAAGAAAATGGCTAGCATGGATATGGAGGAGCGTTACCGGCTGATAATGAGCACGATATTCAGAGCCTTGGGCTTTAGGGTGGAAGTAGAAAGGATGCTGGCCACTGGCAGGATTGATATGATTGTGGAGGTTCCAACCTTCATCTACGTCCTGGAGCTGAAGCTATCGAACAATGGCGGCATTTCTGCTGCCGAGAGCCAGATAAAGGAAAAGAGCTACATCGAGCCCTTCAAGGCCGACAAGCGCAAGATCATCGCCCTGGCAGTGGAACTCGATGAAACAGGCAAGGGATTGATAGATTGGAAAGAAGTGGATGAGTCTTTGTAA
- a CDS encoding S28 family serine protease, with protein sequence MKLKFLKLRSLKLMLLLFILPLQMLAAELGEAGKLLAALPGVSDVETLKSTHFPEKYVFFIKQQLDAKDASKGSFEQRVILCHRGFDRPTVLVTEGYNAKYALRENYIEELSKLFDTNIITVEYRYFDKSMPSPCNWDYLTVENSLYDLHHVNQTLHAMYKGKWIATGISKGGQTTMFYRAYFPNDVDISVPYVAPLNKGVEDGRHEKFLQHEVSTKENRQKVLNFQLLLFKRKAALLPMFEKYCSEKQYRFNAPIAEIFDYSVFEYAFAFWQWGEDIKKIPTNDSTDDQVFKYWINMCEPEYFTNYNATSPFDVQAARELGYYGYYTKPFKRYLSIKSPKGYLKKLMVPKGAENVEFSPKLYNYTVDFLTKNDPKMVYIYGDIDPWGASGIYGLPFTKNKKNLHVYMCHGGSHLTRILSFPEPTRQEIIDLIGGWLKE encoded by the coding sequence ATGAAATTGAAATTCTTGAAATTGAGATCCTTGAAATTGATGCTGCTGCTCTTCATCCTGCCTTTGCAGATGCTGGCGGCAGAACTGGGAGAGGCGGGCAAGCTGTTGGCGGCGCTGCCAGGAGTGAGTGATGTGGAAACGCTGAAAAGTACGCATTTCCCTGAAAAATATGTGTTCTTCATCAAGCAGCAACTGGATGCCAAGGATGCTTCCAAGGGCAGCTTTGAGCAGCGAGTGATACTCTGCCACAGAGGATTCGACCGTCCTACCGTGCTCGTAACAGAAGGCTATAACGCTAAGTATGCGCTGCGTGAGAATTACATCGAGGAACTTTCTAAGCTTTTCGATACCAACATCATCACCGTGGAGTACCGCTATTTCGACAAGTCGATGCCTAGTCCTTGCAACTGGGATTACCTCACCGTGGAGAACTCGCTCTACGATCTGCACCACGTAAACCAGACTCTGCATGCGATGTATAAGGGCAAGTGGATTGCCACGGGCATCAGTAAGGGCGGACAGACTACGATGTTTTACCGCGCCTACTTCCCAAATGATGTGGACATCTCCGTGCCATACGTGGCGCCGCTGAACAAGGGCGTGGAGGATGGCAGACACGAGAAGTTCCTGCAGCATGAGGTTTCTACCAAGGAGAACCGACAGAAGGTGCTCAACTTCCAGCTGCTGCTCTTCAAGCGCAAGGCTGCGCTGCTGCCGATGTTCGAGAAGTACTGCAGCGAGAAGCAGTATCGCTTCAATGCTCCTATCGCCGAGATTTTCGATTACTCGGTGTTTGAATATGCCTTCGCCTTCTGGCAGTGGGGTGAGGATATCAAGAAGATTCCTACGAATGATTCCACCGACGACCAGGTATTCAAATACTGGATCAACATGTGTGAGCCGGAGTATTTCACCAACTACAATGCCACCTCTCCGTTTGATGTGCAGGCTGCCAGGGAGTTGGGATATTACGGCTATTACACCAAGCCATTCAAGAGATACCTGAGCATCAAGTCGCCAAAGGGTTATCTGAAGAAGCTGATGGTGCCGAAGGGTGCCGAGAACGTGGAGTTCTCGCCAAAGCTCTACAATTATACCGTGGATTTCCTGACCAAGAACGATCCGAAGATGGTGTATATTTATGGTGACATTGACCCATGGGGTGCATCGGGCATCTATGGTTTGCCTTTCACCAAGAACAAGAAGAACCTGCATGTCTATATGTGTCATGGCGGTTCACATCTTACCCGCATCCTGTCGTTCCCTGAGCCAACCAGACAGGAAATCATCGACCTGATTGGTGGATGGCTGAAGGAATAA
- a CDS encoding DUF3575 domain-containing protein gives MKRKAVLLFFILGIKTVGYSQDFALKTNGLYWATTTLNMGVEKAISNQITLEADVAYNPWTFREDKKMHLLLVQPEMKYWLCEKYEGHFVGIHLHGAQFFGGFGSKLYDGYLAGGGVTYGYDWILSPHWNLEAAIGVGYAHLWYKQSPNLPCIKCQEKKNENYIGPTKAALSLIYIF, from the coding sequence ATGAAAAGGAAAGCAGTTTTGCTGTTTTTTATTTTGGGAATTAAAACAGTAGGTTACTCACAAGATTTCGCCCTGAAGACGAACGGACTCTACTGGGCGACAACCACACTCAATATGGGCGTGGAGAAGGCAATCAGCAACCAGATAACCCTGGAAGCAGATGTAGCATACAACCCCTGGACATTCAGGGAAGACAAGAAGATGCACCTTCTCTTGGTGCAGCCAGAAATGAAATACTGGCTGTGCGAAAAGTACGAAGGACATTTCGTAGGTATCCACCTGCATGGTGCTCAATTCTTCGGAGGTTTTGGCAGCAAGCTCTACGATGGCTACTTGGCTGGCGGAGGCGTAACATACGGTTACGACTGGATTCTATCCCCTCACTGGAACCTGGAGGCAGCCATCGGTGTGGGATACGCCCACCTCTGGTACAAGCAAAGCCCTAACTTGCCCTGCATCAAGTGCCAGGAAAAGAAGAACGAGAACTATATCGGTCCTACCAAGGCTGCACTATCATTAATCTATATCTTTTAA
- a CDS encoding DUF4139 domain-containing protein, whose amino-acid sequence MKLKIVYLAIVGAGLALIVAMSSCSNQSMASDKKITCTPDSFMLMPDSSNQAALNLQVHIPKHYFSKRSRLFVIPVLTDSDSIVAKYKPIVLDAPIYRRKMERKWVLDSIADPYDSIAQRVTNTKVDLSVLYNDTITLPANFHKGSLVAVASADGCGECRAISHTKIADVFRPEIKKQLHLNWMMHTFEIKPKIREGKGVARLEFVINKYDINLKMSNNQAELDHMLSDIAPVLSDSLATLTSLGIYGLASADGPLKFNTPLSRNRANSALKWLLAHIENGDKVKKIARIGSRPEGWQPVLDAMVAAGDADSTMVKNILTRYANFNDDVQERYIRRLPIWNSIKKKYLQKSRSVEYTYTYIIKNFTTDEEMLQMYELRPDAFSEDEFLHVAQIAESAEKQKQVYETTLKYYPMSKIAANNLAILLENEGKVDEAEEILNRQKAEETKNSPKALSE is encoded by the coding sequence ATGAAACTCAAAATAGTATATCTGGCTATTGTTGGCGCAGGATTAGCCCTGATAGTGGCTATGTCTTCATGCAGCAACCAGAGCATGGCAAGCGACAAAAAGATTACATGTACTCCCGATTCCTTTATGCTCATGCCAGATAGCAGCAATCAGGCTGCACTCAACCTTCAGGTTCATATCCCGAAGCATTATTTCTCGAAGAGAAGCCGTCTCTTCGTAATACCTGTATTGACAGACAGCGACAGCATAGTGGCTAAATACAAGCCTATAGTGCTGGATGCGCCTATCTACAGAAGGAAGATGGAACGTAAATGGGTACTCGACAGCATTGCTGACCCATACGATTCTATTGCACAGAGAGTTACGAATACCAAAGTAGATTTGTCCGTGTTATATAACGACACCATCACCCTGCCTGCAAACTTCCATAAGGGAAGCCTCGTGGCAGTGGCTTCTGCCGACGGATGCGGCGAATGCCGTGCCATCAGCCATACCAAGATAGCCGATGTGTTCCGTCCGGAAATCAAGAAGCAACTGCACCTCAACTGGATGATGCATACCTTCGAGATCAAGCCGAAGATAAGAGAAGGGAAGGGCGTGGCACGACTTGAGTTTGTTATCAATAAATATGATATCAATCTCAAGATGAGCAACAACCAGGCTGAGCTCGACCACATGTTGAGCGATATAGCTCCAGTGCTCAGCGACAGCCTCGCTACCCTCACTTCTTTGGGCATCTATGGTCTGGCGTCAGCCGACGGCCCGCTGAAGTTTAACACCCCACTTTCCCGCAACCGTGCCAACTCAGCCCTGAAGTGGCTGCTTGCGCACATAGAGAATGGCGACAAGGTGAAGAAGATAGCCCGTATCGGTTCACGCCCTGAAGGATGGCAGCCAGTATTGGATGCGATGGTGGCCGCCGGCGATGCCGACAGCACGATGGTGAAGAACATCCTGACCCGATATGCCAACTTCAACGATGATGTGCAGGAGCGCTATATCCGCCGCCTGCCTATCTGGAACAGCATCAAGAAGAAGTATCTGCAGAAGAGCCGTAGCGTGGAATACACCTACACATACATCATCAAGAACTTCACCACCGATGAAGAAATGCTGCAGATGTACGAGCTCCGCCCAGATGCCTTCAGCGAAGATGAGTTCCTGCATGTGGCACAGATTGCAGAGAGCGCAGAAAAGCAGAAGCAGGTATATGAGACGACTTTGAAATATTACCCTATGTCGAAGATTGCAGCCAACAATCTTGCCATCCTACTCGAGAACGAAGGCAAGGTGGATGAGGCTGAAGAGATATTGAACCGCCAGAAGGCAGAAGAGACTAAGAATAGCCCAAAGGCACTATCAGAATAA